A stretch of DNA from Sebastes umbrosus isolate fSebUmb1 chromosome 14, fSebUmb1.pri, whole genome shotgun sequence:
TCGTGTGGTAGTCGTAGATGTTGTCGCTGTCAAAATaggatttacattttattaaatttaccaaaaatcgttgactttttttcttgccgGTCTGTggtaaggcctttacacaccggggggcgtgacgaataaacgtcATGAAAAGGTGGAATACTAACTCGTGGAttttatatgtctagggcttttattgtgaaaggtaagagcagaaggagtggatgtgatctgcgctgcctttgtcaaggttgaaaagagtaataaaatctgccgtcctggttcggactacggaacCTCCGTGTTGTAGTtttataaatataggcgcaactcaactggttctgcacaacttgattggttgatgccttattcgcggtgcgaaagctccGAAAATCCGCCatgttccaaaaaaaaataaattaaaaattaaatatttaataaataaatacaaatattgtgtaatattcacattttgtgttaaagtattcatgacgaaaacaacagtccaaaaaaatatgttgacatGTGAATTAATCCCATGAGAGAAACGCCCCCGGTGTGTGACGGCCTTTATTATGAGTCAAAATGTAGTTAATGGAATTTTTCTTTAAGCACATAATTTTATTCTGACATGTTACTAAACgttagtatttttatttttgtctttttttaacccATAGTTTTCAATAATGTCTCTTACCTggtttctgtgttgttgtttgcagATGATGGTGATGTTTACCATGCAGGTGATGTTGGCTCTccgtttccttttctttctgccTTTCATCCTCTTCACGTTTCATCTGCTGCTGTCTCAGTATCTCCTTCTCTTGGTCCAGCCTCTTGTGGAGAAGTAGAAGCTCTTTTCTCTCCTgctccagtttttcctcctcaaTCTGTAAAATCCTCACCTCCTCAGGAGTATCATTGTTTCTCCGTCTCGCCTGTTCTCGAGGCTCTGGATTTGGTTCTTTGGTCGGTCGGAACCTGCTCCCGACTCTATCACTGGGCGCCTCAGTAGGACTGAACTTAGCTTCAGGAATCTGAGTAACAGGGTGAGAGGAACCACTCGTGTGGCTCTTTGAAAGTTTGGATTTGTTGTCTTGCCACAGTGgactgtgtgtttgcgtgcctTCGTCCCTGCTACTGTTTCCCGTATTAACTTTCCCTTCAGTGCTGTTGAGCAGCAACCCATTCCCACCTTCTGCCAACTTGTTCTTTACCTCGACGCCAACATTATCCACTGAGGAAACAGTCTTGTTGCCTTCAGAGACCCCCCCATTCTTCCTCTCCACATTCTCAGTTTGGTCTGTAGTCCCAATGAGCCTGGTGCCATTATGTGCCCAGTGTGGAGCAAAAAGAATAGCCTCTCCAGTGCGAGATGTGTCCTCCCCGGTCAGGCTGTACCCTTCTCCGGGCTGAGTGAAGGTGTCTCCTCTGGGGCTCCAGTGCTGCTCCAGGAGATCCTCCAGGCGGGCCCTCTGGTTCTGCTTCAGCTCATCCCACTGATGTAGTTCATCCTTGGAGTGCACCTTGACCTttgataataaaattaaataaaattcaaTTTAGCTAAATCTCAGTTTAGTCCATTCATGctcaaccaaaatgttaatccTGCACATTCATTCAAAGTACCAGTGACAAAAGACGGAGACGTTATTGAGTAGATAGATCATAAACATGTTGTGTTCTAGCCATTTCTATGACATTCGCACAAAATTAGAATAACATTTATTAAGTATTAATACTCACATTCACCTAAATGTAAAATAGCATTCATACTGTACCTGTCCGTGTCCTTGGCTGAGTGTCTGGTTTCGATGCTGGTGGTTATGCTGTCTGCGAGATGATTTTTTCTTGGGCACAGGGGGACGTGGCGCAGGCTGACATCGACACTCCACATGATCGACCACTGACACCACAGCTTTAGCGTACGTAGGTCTTTTATTGACGTACTCAATCTTCATGACCTAGAGAAGTTGATAATAGTGGATAACTCTGAgtataacacaaacacagtgcaGCATTTCTGGGATTTTGTAGACGTGTGTGTTTAGAAATTTGTGTGCTGtatgtttcagtgtttgtggTTGTTTACCTGCAAGTATCTGGTGTGCGTGACGACGGGGACGCACTGCAGGCTCTTGGTGTTGCAGCAGCCAGAGCAGCGCTGCACCTCGACGCAGGGCGGCCATAACAGGAAGTTGGCGTTGCTGCGGTCCAACATCGCCCTGGTGACCTCGACCACCTCTGTACGAACTTTACACAGAGCCTGCTGAGCTGGCTGGGCATCTGAGGGATGAGATATGAGTGTGAGCATGGATGGATTATGAAACAATGGGCTCCTGAGCACAGACGtaaagtcattttgcatctatttaaggcattttgtatctctttatggttattttgcatctctttatggttattttgcatcattttgtgGTCATTTGGCATCTCTTTCTGTGACATTTTGCAGGTGAAGCCCAGGGGGGGACCCATGACCCCTTGACCCCTGGGCCTGTGCCCAGTAGGCCTGTTCagtaatacatccatgagtGTGAGTATGACTGGCTGTACTTGTGTTAGTATTAACATTAGTATTCAGCCTTCTAATAACTATACTTTTACTCTATTTGATTATTAAGGCAACTAATCACCGACTTTAGAAAACCTCTTCCCTTTGTGTATGTTTTCGTTGAACCAATAAGTAAAAGACAAGAATCTAAATGCACATGGGACTCCTCAATTTTTGCCACAGAAATCTAAACTCTCCCAAGTTGCTAAGAAATGAGCGTGCAGCAACTATGAGAGACCTAATTACTTTAAAATCCGGGAAGCTTACCCATTCATCCATAGTGAATCACCTAGCTTGTTTGCATGTGTATTTATGGGATAGCGTGATAAGAAGTACTCGCCATTTAAGCCCAATTTTCCATTTTGTACAATAATGATTTATGAATTATGCAGCTCACCTACACCTATC
This window harbors:
- the pdgfbb gene encoding uncharacterized protein pdgfbb isoform X2, producing MLDRSNANFLLWPPCVEVQRCSGCCNTKSLQCVPVVTHTRYLQVMKIEYVNKRPTYAKAVVSVVDHVECRCQPAPRPPVPKKKSSRRQHNHQHRNQTLSQGHGQVKVHSKDELHQWDELKQNQRARLEDLLEQHWSPRGDTFTQPGEGYSLTGEDTSRTGEAILFAPHWAHNGTRLIGTTDQTENVERKNGGVSEGNKTVSSVDNVGVEVKNKLAEGGNGLLLNSTEGKVNTGNSSRDEGTQTHSPLWQDNKSKLSKSHTSGSSHPVTQIPEAKFSPTEAPSDRVGSRFRPTKEPNPEPREQARRRNNDTPEEVRILQIEEEKLEQERKELLLLHKRLDQEKEILRQQQMKREEDERQKEKETESQHHLHGKHHHHLQTTTQKPATTSTTTTRQPSAPAGPRPPARPRKRMRKNRKRISKAAMRAMLM
- the pdgfbb gene encoding uncharacterized protein pdgfbb isoform X1 — translated: MSSWVRLLLAVLAACLRFGVAEGEPLPAALVELVRNSPISSIEDLQLLLLTDSVDEEDGISAANGGHRIPRSLDAQPAQQALCKVRTEVVEVTRAMLDRSNANFLLWPPCVEVQRCSGCCNTKSLQCVPVVTHTRYLQVMKIEYVNKRPTYAKAVVSVVDHVECRCQPAPRPPVPKKKSSRRQHNHQHRNQTLSQGHGQVKVHSKDELHQWDELKQNQRARLEDLLEQHWSPRGDTFTQPGEGYSLTGEDTSRTGEAILFAPHWAHNGTRLIGTTDQTENVERKNGGVSEGNKTVSSVDNVGVEVKNKLAEGGNGLLLNSTEGKVNTGNSSRDEGTQTHSPLWQDNKSKLSKSHTSGSSHPVTQIPEAKFSPTEAPSDRVGSRFRPTKEPNPEPREQARRRNNDTPEEVRILQIEEEKLEQERKELLLLHKRLDQEKEILRQQQMKREEDERQKEKETESQHHLHGKHHHHLQTTTQKPATTSTTTTRQPSAPAGPRPPARPRKRMRKNRKRISKAAMRAMLM